From Selenomonas sp. AB3002, one genomic window encodes:
- a CDS encoding DUF3168 domain-containing protein produces the protein MNIKEKVYKALATNKELTSLLVKDRLRRCIYPGVSPNAGSYPIIVYNVISDVPALVADGEEMERRVTVRIHILTKDGHYEHIYDAVRKVMVGLGFMRKQSLETAEKDVFVYCVDFVAGTGVDE, from the coding sequence AAGGAAAAAGTGTATAAGGCGTTGGCAACAAACAAGGAGTTGACGTCGTTGCTTGTGAAGGACAGGCTCCGCAGGTGTATTTATCCCGGAGTAAGTCCCAATGCTGGCAGCTATCCTATCATCGTTTACAACGTCATTTCGGATGTCCCAGCTCTGGTTGCAGATGGCGAGGAGATGGAGCGGCGGGTGACTGTGAGGATTCATATTCTCACCAAGGATGGGCATTATGAGCACATCTACGATGCTGTCCGCAAAGTCATGGTGGGATTGGGCTTTATGCGCAAACAGTCGCTGGAAACGGCAGAGAAGGATGTTTTTGTTTATTGTGTAGATTTTGTAGCAGGAACAGGAGTTGATGAGTAA
- a CDS encoding major tail protein, with translation MAELKPASRLASGQFINVQRLHVAKLLTDEAGGEAAYDTPVDLGKVLRSIDIKPSNSSAELYADGQSIDTANNTASYELTFDTSALPLEYVAYLLGHKCENGVMVANKDDVAPYFAVMFQSDKRNGSRRYTKFFKVVFAEPSVKGATKEANISYQTPTLTAKAIYRLSDGNAYTFADTESTGFEAETAANWYSGV, from the coding sequence ATGGCAGAGTTGAAACCGGCCAGTCGGCTGGCAAGCGGGCAGTTTATCAATGTACAGCGGCTTCATGTGGCCAAGCTGCTTACGGATGAAGCTGGGGGTGAGGCTGCCTATGACACTCCCGTGGATTTGGGCAAGGTACTCCGCAGTATAGACATCAAGCCGTCCAATAGCAGTGCCGAATTGTATGCGGATGGGCAGTCCATCGATACGGCAAATAATACGGCTTCCTACGAGCTGACCTTTGACACATCGGCTCTGCCCTTGGAGTATGTAGCTTATCTTCTGGGGCATAAGTGCGAGAACGGCGTAATGGTAGCCAATAAGGACGATGTGGCTCCCTACTTTGCCGTGATGTTCCAGTCAGATAAGCGGAACGGCAGCCGGAGGTACACAAAATTTTTCAAAGTTGTATTCGCCGAGCCTTCTGTGAAGGGAGCTACCAAGGAAGCAAATATTTCCTATCAGACGCCGACACTCACCGCCAAGGCAATCTATCGCCTGTCGGATGGCAATGCTTATACTTTTGCTGACACTGAGAGCACAGGCTTTGAGGCTGAGACTGCTGCCAACTGGTATTCAGGTGTCTGA